Proteins encoded by one window of Streptomyces sp. ALI-76-A:
- a CDS encoding carboxyl transferase domain-containing protein: MQEAAELTSAADPASEAWRANERGHLALVEELRGKLAAARLGGGDKARARHTARGKLLPRDRVDTLLDPGSPFLELAPLAADGLYDGQAPAAGVIAGIGRVSGRECVIVANDATVKGGTYYPMTVKKHLRAQEVALENRLPCVYLVDSGGAFLPLQDEVFPDREHFGRIFYNQARMSGAGIPQIAAVLGSCTAGGAYVPAMSDEAVIVRNQGTIFLGGPPLVKAATGEVVTAEELGGGEVHARVSGVTDHLAEDDAHALRIVRNIAATLPARGPLPWEVRPAVEPKVDPYGLYGAVPVDSRTPYDVREVIARVADGSRFAEFKAEFGQTLVTGFARIHGHPVGIVANNGILFSESAQKGAHFIELCDQRGIPLVFLQNISGFMVGRDYEAGGIAKHGAKMVTAVACTRVPKLTVVIGGSYGAGNYSMCGRAYSPRFLWMWPGAKISVMGGEQAASVLATVKRDQLEARGEQWPAAEEEAFKDPVRAQYERQGNAYYATARLWDDGVIDPLDTRQVLGLALTACANAPLGDPQFGVFRM; this comes from the coding sequence ATGCAGGAGGCAGCAGAGCTGACGAGCGCGGCCGATCCCGCGTCGGAGGCCTGGCGGGCCAACGAACGGGGGCACCTCGCCCTCGTCGAGGAGCTGCGCGGCAAACTCGCCGCGGCCCGGCTCGGCGGAGGTGACAAGGCCCGCGCCCGGCACACCGCGCGCGGCAAGCTGCTGCCGCGGGACCGGGTCGACACCCTGCTCGACCCCGGCTCGCCGTTCCTGGAGCTGGCGCCCCTGGCAGCCGACGGGCTGTACGACGGACAGGCCCCGGCCGCCGGCGTCATCGCCGGGATCGGCCGGGTCAGCGGACGCGAGTGCGTGATCGTCGCCAACGACGCCACCGTCAAGGGCGGGACGTACTACCCGATGACGGTGAAGAAGCACCTGCGGGCCCAGGAGGTGGCCCTGGAGAACCGTCTGCCGTGCGTCTACCTGGTCGATTCCGGCGGCGCCTTCCTGCCCCTTCAGGACGAGGTCTTCCCGGACCGCGAGCACTTCGGGCGGATCTTCTACAACCAGGCACGGATGTCGGGGGCGGGGATCCCGCAGATCGCCGCCGTCCTCGGGTCGTGCACGGCCGGCGGCGCGTACGTGCCCGCCATGAGCGACGAGGCGGTGATCGTGCGGAACCAGGGCACGATCTTCCTCGGCGGTCCCCCGCTCGTGAAGGCCGCCACCGGTGAGGTCGTCACCGCCGAGGAGCTCGGCGGCGGCGAGGTGCACGCCCGGGTGTCCGGCGTCACCGACCACCTCGCCGAGGACGACGCGCACGCCCTGCGGATCGTGCGGAACATCGCCGCCACCCTCCCCGCGCGCGGGCCGCTGCCCTGGGAGGTCCGGCCCGCCGTCGAGCCGAAGGTCGACCCGTACGGGCTGTACGGCGCCGTGCCCGTCGACTCCCGCACCCCCTACGACGTCCGCGAGGTCATCGCCCGGGTGGCCGACGGCTCCCGTTTCGCCGAGTTCAAGGCCGAGTTCGGGCAGACCCTGGTCACCGGCTTCGCCCGGATCCACGGCCACCCGGTCGGGATCGTCGCCAACAACGGCATCCTGTTCTCCGAGTCCGCCCAGAAGGGCGCCCACTTCATCGAGCTGTGCGACCAGCGCGGCATCCCGCTGGTGTTCCTCCAGAACATCTCCGGCTTCATGGTCGGCAGGGACTACGAGGCCGGCGGCATCGCCAAGCACGGCGCCAAGATGGTGACCGCGGTGGCGTGCACGCGGGTGCCCAAGCTGACCGTGGTGATCGGCGGGTCGTACGGCGCGGGCAACTACTCGATGTGCGGCCGGGCCTACTCCCCGCGCTTCCTGTGGATGTGGCCGGGCGCCAAGATCTCGGTCATGGGCGGCGAACAGGCCGCGTCCGTCCTGGCGACGGTGAAGCGCGACCAGTTGGAGGCCCGGGGCGAGCAGTGGCCCGCCGCCGAGGAGGAGGCGTTCAAGGACCCGGTCCGCGCGCAGTACGAACGCCAGGGCAACGCCTACTACGCCACCGCCCGGCTCTGGGACGACGGGGTCATCGACCCGCTCGACACCCGGCAGGTGCTGGGTCTGGCCCTGACCGCCTGTGCCAACGCGCCCCTGGGTGACCCCCAGTTCGGCGTCTTCCGGATGTGA
- a CDS encoding TetR/AcrR family transcriptional regulator, with product MATRTDAPTRREQILKEAARLFADRGFHGVGVDEIGAAVGISGPGLYRHFPGKDAMLAELLVGISGQLLTGAKRRLREADGVPSEAVLDSLIEGHIDFALDDRPLITLHDRELDRLRDTDRKLVRQLQRQYVELWVGVVREVYPDLAEPAARSAVHSVFGLLNSTPHLGRAGALPGRGAMAELLHRMARGAFAAAGAAEAAGE from the coding sequence ATGGCCACCAGAACCGACGCCCCCACCCGCCGCGAGCAGATCCTCAAGGAAGCCGCGCGGCTGTTCGCCGATCGCGGCTTCCACGGCGTCGGCGTGGACGAGATAGGCGCAGCGGTCGGGATCAGCGGACCCGGCCTGTACCGCCACTTCCCGGGCAAGGACGCGATGCTCGCCGAGCTGCTGGTGGGGATCAGCGGGCAGCTGCTGACGGGGGCGAAGCGGCGGTTGCGGGAGGCCGACGGGGTGCCCTCCGAGGCGGTCCTCGACTCGCTCATCGAGGGCCACATCGACTTCGCCCTCGACGACCGGCCGCTGATCACGCTGCACGACCGTGAGCTGGACCGGCTGCGGGACACGGACCGCAAGCTCGTGCGGCAGCTCCAGCGGCAGTACGTGGAACTGTGGGTGGGGGTGGTCCGGGAGGTGTACCCGGACCTGGCCGAGCCGGCGGCGCGGTCGGCGGTGCACTCGGTGTTCGGCCTGCTGAACTCGACCCCGCACCTGGGGCGCGCGGGGGCGCTGCCGGGCCGGGGGGCGATGGCGGAGCTGCTGCACCGGATGGCGCGGGGGGCGTTCGCGGCGGCGGGGGCGGCGGAGGCCGCGGGGGAGTAG
- a CDS encoding phosphatase, protein MPIPGTPSRAELVDHLVKTRIAGEVATPRENNLSHYRQLANGVRNFWLGLELGDRWTDEQDVLAVMAERVGVNDDPEYRYGQDTIDPGLTVTALDRMAARLRKAADGQQRVLFATGHPGGLLDVHRATAAALRTAGCEIVVIPDGLQTDEGYVMQFADVAVLEHGATLWHTHSGEPMKAILTTLEQEGRPLPDLVVADHGWAGYAGQHGVDSVGYADCNDPALFLAEAEGTVQVAVPLDDHVVSPRYYDPMTAYLLAEAGLAQTDRP, encoded by the coding sequence ATGCCGATACCCGGGACACCCAGCCGCGCCGAGCTCGTCGACCACCTTGTGAAGACCCGTATCGCGGGCGAGGTCGCCACCCCGCGTGAGAACAACCTCTCCCACTACCGCCAGCTGGCCAACGGCGTCCGCAACTTCTGGCTCGGCCTGGAGCTCGGCGACCGCTGGACCGACGAACAGGACGTGCTCGCGGTGATGGCGGAACGGGTCGGGGTGAACGACGACCCCGAGTACCGGTACGGGCAGGACACCATCGACCCCGGTCTGACGGTGACCGCCCTGGACCGCATGGCGGCCCGGCTGCGCAAGGCGGCCGACGGACAGCAGCGGGTCCTGTTCGCCACCGGTCACCCGGGCGGCCTGCTCGACGTGCACCGCGCCACGGCCGCCGCGCTGCGGACGGCGGGCTGCGAGATCGTGGTGATCCCGGACGGGCTGCAGACGGACGAGGGATACGTCATGCAGTTCGCGGACGTGGCGGTGCTGGAGCACGGGGCCACGCTGTGGCACACGCACTCCGGTGAGCCGATGAAGGCGATCCTCACCACGCTGGAACAGGAGGGCCGCCCGCTGCCCGACCTGGTCGTCGCCGACCACGGCTGGGCGGGCTACGCCGGGCAGCACGGCGTCGACTCCGTCGGCTACGCGGACTGCAACGACCCGGCGCTCTTCCTCGCCGAGGCGGAGGGCACCGTGCAGGTGGCGGTCCCCCTCGACGACCACGTGGTCAGTCCGCGCTACTACGACCCGATGACGGCGTACCTGCTGGCGGAGGCGGGGCTGGCGCAGACGGACCGGCCGTAG
- a CDS encoding cation diffusion facilitator family transporter: MTSAPQGGGESTFTVIVAAFANLGIALAKAVAGVVSGSSAMLSEAAHSVADTVTEVLLLTALKRSEKPADEDHPLGHGPERYIWALLAAVATFVGGAVFSLYDGIHTLVRGEELGDPLVSYIVLAVAFLLEGYSLRTGVRQARGEAARARVPFGRYLRHTPDTAVKAVVLEDSAALAGLALAAGGLLGGQLTGSGVWDGLASLLIGGLLLYVAWVLGRSNAELLIGRPLPGPARERIRAELLAVEHIEAVLELTTLVQGPREALVAAKVDFRDLSTAAQIERACEEAERRLRAAVPAVGRVYLDPTPTPGPTPAPGSTPTAGPSAPAPPPPAGTPSSGRSSAD, translated from the coding sequence ATGACCTCCGCACCGCAGGGCGGCGGCGAGAGCACCTTCACGGTGATCGTCGCCGCCTTCGCCAATCTCGGGATCGCGCTCGCCAAGGCGGTCGCCGGCGTCGTCAGCGGCTCCAGCGCGATGCTCTCCGAGGCCGCGCACTCGGTCGCCGACACGGTCACCGAGGTGCTGCTGCTCACCGCCCTCAAACGCAGCGAGAAACCCGCCGACGAGGACCACCCCCTCGGCCACGGCCCCGAGCGCTACATCTGGGCCCTGCTCGCCGCGGTCGCCACCTTCGTCGGCGGCGCCGTCTTCTCGCTCTACGACGGCATCCACACCCTGGTCCGGGGCGAGGAACTCGGCGACCCGCTGGTGTCGTACATCGTTCTCGCCGTCGCCTTCCTGCTGGAGGGCTACTCCCTGCGCACGGGGGTGCGGCAGGCGCGCGGCGAGGCCGCCCGTGCCAGGGTGCCCTTCGGGCGCTACCTGCGCCACACCCCCGACACCGCAGTGAAGGCCGTGGTCCTGGAGGACTCGGCGGCGCTGGCCGGCCTGGCCCTCGCGGCCGGCGGCCTGCTCGGCGGGCAGCTCACCGGATCCGGCGTGTGGGACGGCCTCGCGTCCCTGCTGATCGGCGGGCTGCTGCTGTACGTCGCCTGGGTGCTGGGCCGCTCCAACGCCGAACTGCTCATCGGCCGCCCGCTGCCCGGGCCCGCGCGGGAGCGGATCCGGGCCGAGCTGCTGGCGGTCGAGCACATCGAGGCCGTACTGGAGCTGACGACGCTCGTACAGGGTCCGCGGGAGGCACTGGTGGCCGCGAAGGTCGACTTCCGGGACCTGTCGACGGCCGCCCAGATCGAGCGGGCCTGCGAAGAGGCCGAACGGCGGCTGCGGGCGGCGGTCCCGGCGGTCGGCCGGGTCTACCTGGACCCGACGCCCACGCCCGGTCCGACGCCTGCGCCCGGCTCGACGCCTACGGCCGGTCCGTCTGCGCCAGCCCCGCCTCCGCCAGCAGGTACGCCGTCATCGGGTCGTAGTAGCGCGGACTGA
- a CDS encoding acyl-CoA thioesterase II, with amino-acid sequence MSQALQDLLDLLDLEQIEENIFRGHSRYAVVPRVFGGQVAAQALVAAGRTVPEDRLAHSLHAYFLRPGDPGAPIVYTVDRMNDGRSFTARRVLAIQHGQPIFALSASFQRYEEGFEHQTAMPSAPDPVTLPTSEERLRGYDHLSGSVVERFLEAREAIDLRYVDEPPYGAFGEPREPHSQVWFRTNGKLADDPLLHVVLATYVSDMTLLDSVLLAHGRGGWAVGDVVGASLDHAMWFHRPFRADDWLLYDQESPSAHGGRGLGQARIYTRDGRLAISVIQEGVVRAPRDNRGG; translated from the coding sequence ATGAGTCAGGCACTACAGGATCTCCTCGATCTGCTCGACCTCGAGCAGATCGAGGAGAACATCTTCCGCGGCCATTCCCGGTACGCCGTCGTCCCCCGTGTCTTCGGCGGGCAGGTCGCGGCCCAGGCGCTGGTCGCCGCCGGGCGGACGGTCCCCGAGGACCGGCTCGCCCACTCGCTGCACGCGTACTTCCTGCGCCCCGGTGACCCCGGCGCGCCCATCGTCTACACCGTCGACCGGATGAACGACGGCCGTTCCTTCACCGCGCGCCGGGTCCTCGCCATCCAGCACGGACAGCCGATCTTCGCCCTGTCCGCCTCCTTCCAGCGGTACGAGGAGGGCTTCGAGCACCAGACGGCCATGCCGTCCGCCCCGGACCCGGTTACGCTGCCCACCTCCGAGGAGCGGCTGCGCGGCTACGACCACCTCAGCGGGTCGGTCGTCGAGCGGTTCCTGGAGGCGCGCGAGGCGATCGACCTGCGCTACGTGGACGAGCCGCCGTACGGCGCGTTCGGCGAGCCGCGCGAACCGCACTCCCAGGTCTGGTTCCGCACCAACGGCAAACTCGCGGACGACCCGCTGCTGCACGTCGTCCTCGCCACCTACGTCTCCGACATGACACTCCTCGACTCGGTGCTCCTCGCGCACGGCCGGGGCGGCTGGGCGGTCGGTGACGTCGTCGGCGCGTCCCTGGACCACGCGATGTGGTTCCACCGCCCGTTCCGCGCCGACGACTGGCTGCTCTACGACCAGGAGTCGCCGTCGGCGCACGGCGGCCGGGGCCTCGGCCAGGCCCGCATCTACACGCGGGACGGCCGGCTGGCGATCTCGGTGATCCAGGAAGGCGTGGTTCGCGCCCCGCGGGACAACCGAGGGGGATGA
- a CDS encoding acyl-CoA dehydrogenase family protein: MRRTVFNEDHEAFRETLRAFIEAEVVPVYDEWFAAGQAPRDFYYKLAELGVFGIRVDEEHGGAGIDSYKFEAVMYEETARAGVSFGGSGVHVLLGLPYIKMLATDEQKKRFLPKFVSGEEMWALAMTEPGTGSDLAGMKTTAKLSEDGTHYVLNGSKTFITGGVHADRVIVCARTAAPTAEDRRHGISLFAVDTRSEGYSIGRKLDKLGLKVSDTAELAFVDVKVPVEDLLGEENKGFSYLGHNLASERWGIAFGAYAQAKAAVRFAKEYVQERTVFGKPVASFQNTKFELAACQAEVDAAEAVADRALEALDAGELTPAEAASAKLFCTEVAHRVIDRCLQLHGGYGFMNEYPIARLYADNRVNRIYGGTSEIMKTIIAKDMGL, encoded by the coding sequence GTGCGCCGTACGGTGTTCAACGAGGATCACGAGGCGTTCCGGGAGACCCTCCGGGCCTTCATCGAGGCCGAGGTCGTCCCGGTCTACGACGAGTGGTTCGCGGCCGGCCAGGCGCCGCGCGACTTCTACTACAAGCTCGCCGAGCTCGGCGTCTTCGGCATCCGCGTCGACGAGGAGCACGGCGGCGCCGGTATCGACTCGTACAAGTTCGAGGCCGTCATGTACGAGGAGACCGCCCGCGCGGGCGTCTCCTTCGGCGGCTCCGGTGTGCACGTGCTGCTCGGCCTGCCGTACATCAAGATGCTCGCCACCGACGAGCAGAAGAAGCGCTTCCTGCCGAAGTTCGTCTCCGGCGAGGAGATGTGGGCCCTCGCGATGACCGAGCCGGGCACCGGCTCCGACCTCGCGGGCATGAAGACCACCGCCAAGCTCTCCGAGGACGGCACGCACTACGTCCTCAACGGCTCCAAGACCTTCATCACCGGCGGCGTCCACGCCGACCGCGTCATCGTCTGCGCCCGCACCGCCGCGCCGACCGCCGAGGACCGCCGCCACGGCATCTCCCTGTTCGCCGTGGACACCAGGTCCGAGGGCTACTCCATCGGCCGCAAGCTGGACAAGCTCGGCCTGAAGGTCTCCGACACCGCCGAGCTGGCGTTCGTCGACGTCAAGGTGCCCGTCGAGGACCTCCTCGGCGAGGAGAACAAGGGCTTCTCCTACCTCGGCCACAACCTGGCCTCCGAGCGCTGGGGCATCGCCTTCGGCGCCTACGCGCAGGCCAAGGCCGCCGTCCGGTTCGCCAAGGAGTACGTCCAGGAGCGCACCGTCTTCGGCAAGCCGGTCGCCTCCTTCCAGAACACCAAGTTCGAGCTGGCCGCCTGCCAGGCCGAGGTGGACGCCGCCGAGGCCGTCGCCGACCGCGCGCTCGAAGCCCTGGACGCCGGTGAGCTGACCCCCGCCGAGGCCGCCAGCGCCAAGCTGTTCTGCACCGAGGTCGCGCACCGCGTGATCGACCGCTGCCTCCAGCTGCACGGCGGCTACGGCTTCATGAACGAGTACCCGATCGCCCGCCTGTACGCGGACAACCGTGTCAACCGCATCTACGGCGGCACCAGCGAGATCATGAAGACGATCATCGCGAAGGACATGGGTCTGTAA